Within the Salvia hispanica cultivar TCC Black 2014 chromosome 4, UniMelb_Shisp_WGS_1.0, whole genome shotgun sequence genome, the region CTTTTGTTAATACAATTTCCACTAAAATAACTTCCACATATGTAACTCTTAACCAAGATGAGTGGTAATGACTAATAGATGCTCTTAAGGATGGTTATGTGTGACTTCTCGAGTAAAAAGAAGACATATTAGCAATACCTCAGATTCATAATAAAGGCCGGCATATAAAGAAGCATAGAAATATTCGCTCTCCCGGCCACTTGAAAATGCTGCAACAAGCTGGAAAGAGAAAACCAGTCACTATGTATAAGGGATCATGCGAGAATCACCAAGAAATATAGGCAAGGTTGGGACCTATATCATACGTTTTAGATGCCGTTGTGAAGAAGGACATGTAGCACTTGCACAGCTAATTATTCAATGAGTATACATTGGAAGAAGGATTTATTGTATGTACTAAATCATTAAGGAATAAGGGGCCTATGTATTAAGTATTGAATAATTCTCCTCTCCAACACCTAACACTTTTTTTACCTACTAAGTGCATTTAAGAAGCAAGAAGCAATTTGCAACTAAATCAAACTTCACGAACACTAGGCAAAGAAATGTTGCAGTATGCTGTTGACGAAATGGCTTAGTGAGCTACAAAAGTAGTATCATATAAGAATTCACATAAACCACCTTTTCTGGGTCCCCGCCATCTTTGAACATGCGGTAAGCTTCTCTCATGACAGGCCGGGGATCTATACCAACctgaatgaagaaaatgagcAATTGAGATGTCTATGATCATCTTTTTACTTAGCAGCACCAGAGAAAGATGATAAATTCTTAGAGTTGGCACCATATTTACTAAAATCTTTATACAGCgtacattcttaacaaaatctcaattgcaAGCTTAGTATCATGtcataaatcatacttaaaaaataagttCAGCTTGGAGTTTCAAACAAAAGATGTACAAAACAAAGCGATATCAAGTTGATCAAATAACAAATCTTAATCACATATCCGGTATCCATCATTTGCAAGGCACTGCCTAGTAATTTACCTCTAAAAATCGTTTTCTAGCTTCATCAACACCATACAACTGAGCTTCACAAAGAAAGCACCATATTGACTCTTCAGTGTCATTTGGGTTTTGTGCAACATCTAGTCTAAATTGCTCCGCACCCTCTTCAAATCTGATGGAAGGAGACAGAATCTAGACACCAATGTTAAATAACATCATAATAACTCCAAAAAATCGTAACAATAGAAATATAAGTACCTATCAAGATAGTATAGCGATAATCCTCTCTGCCAAAGATCTGATATCCAAGCAAATAATTTCATCTTATTAATCACTCAACAACAGCAAAATACTGTAGAATGGTCATAAAGCATTACTCATCCACATATTTAAATCAACATTATCTTCAAAGCGGTTAAGCCTActgtataaattaaattaactcAATGCGAATTACTcaaattttagtgaaataGAAACAACTCAGAGAAGCACATACAATCAAAAAGTGAGAAGGTTTGTGTAGAGTCGAGTTCCAAAGGCTTACATGCTTTTTGACGAGGATCGAGGTCAATAGCCTTGTCAAACTCAACCACGGAACCTTGAACATCACCCTTCGCATAAAAGAAAACTTAATTTCcacaaagagagagagggagggaggGAGGAAAAAGTGCAATTACGGCATAATTTTGCAATTCTACCTGTCTGAATAGAAGCATTCCTCGGCGAACAGCGGTGACAGCTTCACGAGCGGAGCCGCCACCGGATAAGGCGTCCCAAATCCCAGCAACTGAGGTCAAGACGAGCCTTCTTGACAGAGTTGGGGCCGAATTTTGGTAGCTGGTAATTGTAGAAAGACTGGCGCCGAAAAAATTAGAGACGTTA harbors:
- the LOC125219008 gene encoding uncharacterized protein LOC125219008 yields the protein MAATHSIKFSNPNPIGLLSSSSPPPFSAKLPNNNVSNFFGASLSTITSYQNSAPTLSRRLVLTSVAGIWDALSGGGSAREAVTAVRRGMLLFRQGDVQGSVVEFDKAIDLDPRQKAYLWQRGLSLYYLDRFEEGAEQFRLDVAQNPNDTEESIWCFLCEAQLYGVDEARKRFLEVGIDPRPVMREAYRMFKDGGDPEKLVAAFSSGRESEYFYASLYAGLYYESEKKSDEAKHHLVAACKSCYGSRSDDYMASLAKVHCACRNWALT